Proteins encoded in a region of the Streptomyces akebiae genome:
- a CDS encoding SCO4983 family protein, whose product MYEPIRTKSVHTMAGTTSSDFPHRSREEELDIQLAGHLAALLAATDTLRALAPSTDLDTAAERLAAQVARLRGGRQPVRSAAVAADGREAGELHRRAHALAGRALVVAASRADTAAAILAAERMDAHAAAERALSTTGSLSTTEPTSRELAAR is encoded by the coding sequence ATGTACGAGCCGATCCGCACCAAGTCGGTCCACACGATGGCCGGCACGACCTCCTCCGACTTCCCTCATCGCTCGCGTGAGGAAGAGCTGGACATCCAGCTCGCGGGTCATCTGGCGGCACTGCTGGCGGCGACCGACACGCTCCGCGCCCTCGCCCCCTCCACCGACCTCGACACCGCCGCGGAGCGCCTCGCCGCGCAGGTCGCACGGCTGCGGGGCGGGCGGCAGCCGGTACGGTCCGCCGCGGTCGCCGCCGACGGGCGGGAGGCCGGTGAGCTCCACCGCCGCGCCCACGCCCTCGCGGGCCGCGCCCTCGTCGTGGCGGCGTCCCGCGCGGACACGGCGGCGGCGATCCTCGCGGCGGAGCGGATGGACGCTCACGCGGCAGCCGAACGAGCACTCTCCACCACGGGCTCGCTCTCCACCACGGAGCCGACCTCGCGAGAGCTGGCGGCTCGCTGA
- a CDS encoding substrate-binding domain-containing protein: MRRIAGIVLAVLLIGGVVAAVVAGRQTEDTGTATKTVRGVIGSEKAEFFADPEVVKALAAQGYTVKTETSGSWAMDGLDPKGYDFAFPSSKAPADELAEKYGVREPLPRPFYSPLVVVAHRGAADVLRQNGLATLDEGRGVLDMGAYLKAAEDGRTWQDLKGAAKYGELRGLLYIATTDPTTSNSGALYLAAASDVANDGRVVANEEDLDRTAPLMRELISVQGAQQPSTDAAFRDFVSGVGNPLVLVYESQVAALLTEGQSVDDLVVLYPDTTVFSDHTVVPVTDEGRALGELLSTDPRLRELAARHGFRPQGAATEFTAATADHTTYLMQKLTVRQAPVPTSEVLHEMARRARGQ, from the coding sequence GTGAGACGAATCGCAGGAATCGTCCTCGCGGTCCTGCTGATCGGCGGCGTGGTGGCAGCCGTCGTGGCGGGCCGGCAGACCGAGGACACGGGCACGGCAACGAAGACCGTGCGAGGCGTGATCGGGTCGGAGAAGGCGGAGTTCTTCGCCGACCCGGAGGTGGTGAAGGCCCTGGCCGCCCAGGGCTACACCGTGAAGACGGAGACGTCGGGATCCTGGGCCATGGACGGCCTCGATCCGAAGGGGTACGACTTCGCCTTCCCGTCCAGCAAGGCGCCCGCCGACGAACTGGCCGAGAAGTACGGCGTACGCGAACCGCTGCCCCGCCCCTTCTACTCGCCCCTTGTCGTGGTGGCCCACCGAGGCGCCGCGGACGTGCTGCGGCAGAACGGGCTGGCCACCCTCGACGAGGGCCGGGGCGTCCTCGACATGGGCGCGTATCTGAAGGCCGCCGAGGACGGGCGGACGTGGCAGGACCTCAAGGGGGCCGCGAAGTACGGCGAGTTGAGGGGACTCCTCTACATCGCCACCACCGACCCGACCACCTCCAACTCGGGCGCGCTCTACCTCGCCGCCGCCTCCGACGTCGCCAACGACGGACGGGTCGTCGCGAACGAGGAGGACCTGGACCGGACCGCCCCCCTCATGCGCGAGCTGATCAGTGTGCAGGGCGCCCAGCAGCCGAGCACCGACGCGGCGTTCCGCGACTTCGTCAGCGGAGTCGGCAATCCGCTCGTACTGGTCTACGAGTCGCAGGTCGCGGCCCTGCTGACGGAGGGCCAGAGCGTCGACGACCTGGTCGTCCTCTACCCGGACACCACCGTGTTCAGCGACCACACGGTCGTACCGGTCACGGACGAGGGACGTGCGCTCGGCGAACTCCTCTCCACCGACCCGAGGTTGCGTGAGCTGGCCGCCCGGCACGGGTTCCGGCCGCAGGGCGCGGCCACCGAGTTCACGGCGGCGACCGCCGACCACACCACCTATCTCATGCAGAAGCTGACCGTCCGGCAGGCGCCCGTGCCCACCTCCGAGGTGCTGCACGAGATGGCGCGCCGGGCCAGGGGCCAGTAG
- a CDS encoding pyridoxal phosphate-dependent aminotransferase, with product MQVIQSTKLANVCYEIRGPVLEEAMRLEAAGHRILKLNTGNPAAFGFECPPEILEDILRNVSSSHGYGDAKGLLAARRAVVMHNQTIGIETDVEHVFIGNGASELIVMAMQGLLDDGDEVLVPSPDYPLWTAAVSLSGGTAVHYRCDEQSDWMPDLADVERKVTDRTKAIVIINPNNPTGAVYDEAMLRGLTDIARRHNLLVCSDEIYDKILYDGATHTPTAAIAPDLLTLTFNGMSKAYRVAGYRVGWMAISGPRAHADSYIEGLTILANMRLCANMPGQHGVVAALSGRQTINDLVLPGGRLKEQRDVAYELLTQIPGVSCVKPKGALYLFPRLDPNVFKIKDDRQMVLDLLRQEKIMVVQGTGFNWAEPDHFRVVTLPTVGDLRSAITRIGNFLDGYGQA from the coding sequence ATGCAGGTGATCCAGTCGACCAAGCTCGCCAACGTCTGTTACGAGATCCGGGGCCCGGTGCTCGAGGAGGCGATGCGACTTGAGGCGGCGGGGCATCGGATCCTCAAGCTGAACACCGGCAATCCGGCGGCGTTCGGCTTCGAGTGCCCGCCCGAGATCCTGGAGGACATCCTCCGCAACGTGTCGTCGTCCCACGGGTACGGCGACGCGAAGGGCCTGCTCGCCGCGCGCCGGGCGGTCGTCATGCACAACCAGACGATCGGCATCGAGACGGACGTCGAGCACGTCTTCATCGGCAACGGCGCCTCCGAGCTGATCGTGATGGCGATGCAGGGCCTGCTCGACGACGGCGACGAGGTCCTCGTACCGTCCCCCGACTACCCGCTGTGGACGGCCGCGGTCTCCCTGTCCGGCGGCACGGCCGTGCACTACCGCTGCGACGAGCAGTCCGACTGGATGCCGGATCTCGCGGACGTCGAGCGGAAGGTCACCGACCGCACCAAGGCGATCGTCATCATCAACCCGAACAACCCGACGGGCGCGGTGTACGACGAGGCGATGCTGCGCGGACTGACGGACATCGCGCGCCGCCACAACCTGCTGGTCTGCTCGGACGAGATCTACGACAAGATCCTCTACGACGGCGCCACGCACACCCCGACCGCCGCGATCGCCCCCGACCTGCTGACCCTCACCTTCAACGGCATGTCGAAGGCGTACCGGGTGGCCGGCTACCGGGTGGGCTGGATGGCGATCTCCGGGCCCCGCGCGCACGCCGACTCCTACATCGAGGGTCTGACGATCCTCGCGAACATGCGGCTGTGCGCGAACATGCCGGGGCAGCACGGAGTGGTCGCCGCGCTCAGCGGGCGGCAGACGATCAACGACCTGGTGCTGCCGGGCGGGCGACTGAAGGAGCAGCGGGACGTCGCGTACGAGCTGCTCACCCAGATCCCGGGCGTCTCGTGCGTGAAGCCGAAGGGGGCGCTGTATCTGTTCCCGCGCCTCGATCCGAACGTTTTCAAGATCAAGGACGACCGGCAGATGGTCCTCGACCTGCTCCGACAGGAGAAGATCATGGTCGTGCAGGGCACCGGCTTCAACTGGGCCGAACCCGACCACTTCCGGGTCGTGACGCTGCCGACCGTGGGCGACCTGCGGTCCGCGATCACCCGGATCGGGAACTTCCTGGACGGGTACGGGCAGGCCTGA